Proteins from a genomic interval of Dendropsophus ebraccatus isolate aDenEbr1 chromosome 6, aDenEbr1.pat, whole genome shotgun sequence:
- the ZNF639 gene encoding zinc finger protein 639, producing the protein MNEHPKKRKRKTSFPSRYAGQTSAVASPDVNPPVKTVENNGIYFDHCYSVCSLIQADPKVPESEEEQPSTNGESREMCESPTLIPQPVHEDAVVEVHTEEPDCVPSPVIEEEIKDVPLQIQESPEGSPSSNLTAAQKWPLLRANSSGLFRCEQCDFNSKYFSDLKQHMILKHKCAESHICKVCKQSFSSDELLLEHGKVHEEEELSCKHCEYKTSSCESLSQHVADTHFNDFLYWCEQCDLQFCTSSELYLHFQEHSCDEQYLCQFCEHETNDPEDLHSHVVNEHTCRLIELSDAYNNGGRGQFSLLNKITFDKCKNFFVCQVCGFSSRLHTNVNRHVAIEHTRFYPHVCDDCGKGFSGMLEYSQHLNLHSSEGVYLCQYCEYSTGQLEDLKTHLDFRHSADLPHKCNSCLLRFASEDELKTHGQTHERT; encoded by the exons ATGAACGAACATCCTAAGAAACGCAAAAGGAAGACCTCGTTCCCATCGCGATATGCAGGACAGACTTCAGCTGTTGCTTCTCCTG atgtaAATCCTCCAGTCAAAACAGTAGAAAATAATGGAATATATTTTGATCACTGTTACAGCGTCTGTTCTTTGATTCAAGCTGATCCTAAAGTTCCAGAAAGTGAAG AAGAACAGCCCAGTACTAATGGAGAAAGCAGAGAGATGTGCGAGTCTCCCACACTAATCCCCCAACCAGTTCATGAAGATGCAGTTGTGGAAGTCCATACTGAAGAGCCAGATTGTGTTCCATCCCCGGTTATCGAGGAAGAAATAAAAGATGTCCCACTTCAGATACAAGAAAGCCCGGAAGGGAGCCCCTCCTCCAATCTGACAGCAGCACAGAAGTGGCCATTGCTAAGAGCCAACAGTAGTGGTCTCTTTCGTTGTGAGCAATGTGACTTCAACAGCAAGTACTTCTCAGATCTGAAACAGCATATGATTCTAAAGCACAAGTGTGCAGAGTCTCACATCTGCAAGGTTTGCAAGCAGAGTTTTTCCAGTGATGAGCTACTGCTGGAACATGGAAAAGTGCACGAGGAAGAGGAGCTGAGCTGTAAGCACTGCGAATACAAGACCAGCTCTTGTGAGAGTCTCAGCCAACATGTAGCAGATACCCACTTTAATGACTTTCTCTACTGGTGCGAGCAGTGTGATTTGCAGTTTTGCACAAGTAGTGAACTGTACCTGCACTTTCAGGAACACAGTTGTGATGAACAATACCTATGCCAGTTCTGTGAGCATGAGACCAATGACCCAGAGGATCTGCATAGTCATGTAGTGAATGAGCACACGTGCCGTCTAATAGAGTTAAGTGATGCCTATAACAATGGAGGACGTGGACAATTCAGTCTATTaaataaaataacttttgataaatGCAAGAACTTCTTTGTATGCCAGGTATGTGGCTTTAGCAGCAGGCTCCACACCAATGTCAACAGGCATGTGGCAATCGAGCACACACGTTTTTACCCTCATGTCTGTGATGACTGCGGTAAAGGGTTTTCTGGCATGTTAGAATATAGTCAGCATCTTAATCTGCATTCATCTGAAGGGGTCTACTTGTGCCAATATTGTGAATACTCAACAGGTCAGCTGGAGGACTTGAAAACTCACCTAGATTTTCGGCATTCAGCAGATCTTCCTCATAAGTGCAATAGCTGCCTTCTGAGGTTTGCATCAGAAGATGAGCTTAAGACCCATGGTCAGACGCATGAGAGAACCTAA